GGTTGTGCGATATGCCCACAGGGCATCTTCCAACCTTGTGCTCCAATCTTTCCTGGAGGGGTTGACTGTCTTCTCTAAAAAGTTCtttatttccttgtttgaGATCTCTGCTTGCCCGTTGGCTTGAGGGTGGTAAGGACTGGATAGGCGGTGATGAACTCcgtacttcttcatcaatgcttCGACCATTCGGTTGCAGAAGTAAGTCCCTTGATCGGAGATGATTGCCCTTGGTatctgataaggctaatttcatgcattggttatatggtgaaaagcgttaCAATTTTTTGGGTCTAACatgtttcctaagccaggtgtgtaataaaatcgctagatcgagggAATGCTGAAGGAAAAGGTCTAGCAAAGGAATAAAgtgaagtgagcagaattcaaaggaaaagaaggcgtgacggagggagtcagtagctgagggcaacaaagtctatctataccttgTTGGGCCTCACTCCAACGCCAataaatagaagagcatgcaacgcacaaATCATCActtttcactctcttttagctcacacacataacacacacttgggaatgggagatctggggtagttcgGGTTACGAAGGGGTTCATTTCTTTAGAAAGTCtcagttgcaacaccgtccgcgtgtgggcgaagatacaatctctttaaatttcagttgttttgcacttttgcggtcgaacttcacttttgggagtcgacttggcTGTTGATGTTACTTGTTAACCTTTCGCTTCTGTTGGTTTGCgtttatttgtgatatttcaagttgatttacgtagatcttgctgctgagagtttattttaacaagttttatgtcgatctctgttttattttgatgttgtggtactcgatctgggaatttggtgatagatctgtgaTTTGTTGACTGATTGGAGGTTATTGTTTaaatctgaagtgatgaagtgtttctgttggttggagtttgtgtcggacgtttggatccggagtggatttagcgtctgaggttggatctAAAGTGAGAAAGAGGAGTTGTTGtatggatttgagttttccgcttgtttcctgttttacttcgtctagcatctgtagatctgtttagttcttcgttgttatgcatcaaattggtttagatttagtttgctctgctctgatttcgttcatgttgtttttcttatgagtttttacgcaatttggttgaagaagatgatgtcgctgttagttagtacccgagttagttattctgccagcttttcgtccgtactctgctttttcagtcatggtcccacagtcagtttgtttcccaggtctaggtaattagagtagtctttcttttagatctagtgataGTGCGGATTAATTTTCCTTGCATAGTTTTCTCTGTTGCTTCGCCTAGGTCTAGTTGTTAGCGTAGCCGTTTTaaaattcccaagtcaagtttattttgttttcctcaacccatgaaaaatgcgtggcagcagccaacaccaaaaacaagtccaaatccttgaacatgattattacgcatccttctctgtgggatcgatccctacttccctatactaggtttagtaaagtggttgagggtttttgaaagagtgctctgtgtgtccgacgaccaggatttcctacgaccaacgagttcttagaccgcgtgatctagtggatttgctggaccaagGGAACCTGTTTATTTCCTTCTGTGCGCACCGTAACACACAAACTAATCATACTTTCAGTATCCCAAATCGGCTGAATATATGATTCTTGAGGAACTTGGTGACTTCCTTAGATTCACAAGTGCTTGTGGCCttggcttctatccactttgaTACATAGTCAACTGCCACCAGGATGTAGGAGTTCCCATAAGATGAGGGAAAAggacccatgaagtccatacCCCAGATGTCGAACACCTCACAAACGATTAGTGGAACTTGCGGCATTTCATCCCTCGCGGAGATCCCACCGGTCAGTTGGCAACGGTCACAGCCTTTGCAGAACTCGTATGCATCTCTATTCAGGGTTGGCCAGTAGAATCCGCTATCTAGCACCTTTCTGGCAGTCTTCCTTGGCCCGAAATgtcctccacatgccaaggaGTGGCAGTGCGTTAGTACATCCCGTTGCTCCCAGTCAGGAACACATCTCCTAATGACCTGGTCGGTTCCTGCCTTCCACAAGTATGGGTCGTCCCAGAAATAATACTTTGCTtcgctcttgatcttcatcctctgagccTTTGTCACGTTTGGCACCATTGGTAGCTCTCCCGTCACTAGGTAGTTTGCCAAGTCCGCATACCAGGGTTCCTGTCCTACTTTCTCCTTGCCCTTGATTGTTACGTCCTGCCCAGTAAGTCTCATCACTTCTTCCCAATCGATCTTCCTTGCGGAGAAAATCACTTCACACAAATGTTCTTCCGGGAATCGATCTCTCACATCCTCACTGTTCCCTTCTTGtattattctgctcaagtggtcCGCTACTTTGTTTTCAACCCCCTTTTTGTCTTCTACCTCCCAATCGAATTCTTGTAAAAGCAGCACCCATCTGATCAGTCGGGGTTTTGACTCCTTCTTCGCAATGAGATACTTAATCGCCGCATGATCAGTATAGACGATGACTCTGGATCCCAGTAGGTACTGCCTGAACTTTTCGAATGAATAGACAACCGCCAACATCTCCTTttcggtggtgtcataattccgTTGGGCCTGATTCAAGGTCTtagatgcatagaatatcacgtaccttttcccatcgatcttCTGACCCAGTACGGCCCCCACGGCATAGTCACTAgcatcgcacatcacctcGAAGGGGTGATCCCAGTTAGGAGCCTGAATAATCGGTgcagaaatcaatttttccttaaggAGGTTGAAAGCAGCCTTGCAATGCTCGTCGAAAACGAACTCCACCTCGTTCTGGAGAAGTCTGGTAAGGGGTTGGGCAATCttggcgaaatccttgataaatcttcGATAAAATCCAGCATGGCCCAGAAAACCTCTTATTCCTTTCTGATCAGTAGGGAATGGTAGTTTGGATATGACATCCACTTTAGCTTGATCCACCTGGATCCCCTTTTCTGACACCACGTGTCCTAAGACAATTCCTTCTGTAACcataaagtggcatttctcaaaatttaaaaccagaCTCTTTGCTTGGCACCTTTCTAGTACCACATCTAAATGTTGCAAGCATGAGTCGAAAGAGTCTTCATAgacagtgaaatcatccataaagatctatatacaatcttcaatcaaatccgagaatatgctcatcatgcaCCGTTGGAAGGTACCGGGGGCGTTGCATAGGCCAAATGGCATACGCCTATACGCATAGGTTCCAAACGGGCAGGTGAACGTGGTCTTATCCTGGTCCTCCGGGTTCACGTAGATTTGAATGTATCCACTGTAGTCATCCAAAAAGCAGAAGTACTTCCTCCCAGCCAGTCGCTCCAGCATTTGATCGACGAATGGCAGGGGGAAATGGTCCTTCCTGGTTGCAGTATTCAGCTTTCGATAATCTATACACATTCGCCACCCAGTAACTAGTCTGGTGGGCACTAGCTCATTCCTCTCATTCTTAACCACCTGGATCCCTGATTTCTTGGGGACCATATGGATTGGGCTGACCCATTCACTATCTGGTACCGAGTATATAATGCCCAGTGAGAGTAACTTCAAGATTTCATTCAGTATCTCTTCCcgcatgtttgggttcacCTTTCTTTGAGAATCTCTATGTGCCTTGGCTCCATCCTCCAGcctaatgtggtgcatgcagacaTCCGGGCTTATACCTACTAGGTCCGTAAGGCTCCATCCAATAgccttcttgtttttgctcaGCACAGTTAGTAGTCTTGCCTCTTGCTCTTCAGTCAGCCCGCTATTGATGATTACAGGGAACGAGTCTTCCTCCCCGaggtaggcatacttaagGTTCGCtggcaactttttcaactccacTTGCGGGGGTAGTGTGTCTATAGGTAGAGGGTTCTTCTTTGAATCCTCCTCTTACTCTTGTTCAGCATCTGATTTTTCCTCCATACTGGCCGGTAGCGCGGCCTCTACGAATCCCGCTAGTTCCGACTTCTGACAAAATTCCATAATTGCTTCTTCGATCTCCTCGTCAGTCAACCCTCGGCTACTAATCAGATCACACCATGCAGCTGCTTCCACATCAGCCTGGACATACACATCCAAGGCTTGGAGCTTTTCCTGCAAtaattcggtctcaagaaattcttggactaaggggtcaattacatcaacataacatagattttcagaatctattggttttttcatggcttcattgaTGTCAAAGACTCACCATTAAAGTCAAGGCAGATTGTCCCCTCAGCCATATCCACAATTGTCTTAGCCAttcttaaaaatggtcttcctaaaaatatcccgctagactccctagcttctggttcactcatttttatgacataaaaatcagcgggataagtaaagttttgtatcctgaccaacacattttctaacacaccctcaggatttatacatgacctatcagccagttggatcaacaccctagtatttgacaattttaccccttttaaccgattataaatggataacggcataacattgatagatgctcctaaatcacacattgcatgctcgattttcacatctccaattgttatgggtaaagtaaacatacctgggtcggctctcttgggtggtagtttcTCCTGTACAATGGCTGATGCTATTCCTTCCaccatgatttttccatcctcCTGGGCCTTTCCGGCTATAAACTCCTTTATAAAATTCCCCAGAGGGGGCAGTCTCACGGCTTGGAGGAATGGTATGGTGACATCCAGCTTTCCAAAGATTGACATGAAATCCACAGGGTTTTCCTTCTTCCAGGTTGTGTTTCTCCCTCCTTTCCTTCCGCAGTAGGCTTCTCGTTTAGAAAGAACGGATCCTCCATCTGAGGCAGAGGCCTCTTGAGTTCTTCCGCTGAGATGGTGTCGCTCAGCACCCTTTCCTTACTAGATTCCCCAATAGGGTTCTTGAGTTGAGGTCCATTATAGGCTGTTCCGGACCGCAGTGTaatcttactcacatttgccttttcaggtacatggactgtagatgggagtttccctgagttccctttcatttcgcccaccgagttagcgagctgggccaactgcctgttcatcatatccatatttgCCCTATGCTCCTTCTGGGCACTTTGCATTCCTTGCATTGTTTCATTACTGGACTGCAAGTCGCTTTTTGCTTTGCTGCGAGGCAAGCATCTCTCCCATCATGTCCTCCATAGACCTCCTCGACCTGTTTGGGTGATGGAATTGGTTCGAGCCCTGGTGCTGGTTATACTGGGGTGGTGGGTTTGACTAGTAGCCCgagaaattttgttggttttagTTATGTGGGTACTGATTATACTGGGCAGGAGGGTTGTACTGGTCGTGGTTGTTCTGGtactgattttggttttggttgtgGCTGTTATGTTGAGGCCCTGGGTTAAATtggttctggttttggttCTGGTTGTTTTGCTGATGGGGTGGCACATAGGCAGGGTTCGGGTTCTGGTTTTGAGGGTTTTGGTTCTGAGGATGCTGATTTCTTCCTGCCCAGTTAGACTGGTAGTCAGGGTTTGTTGGGCCACGGTTGGAATTTTGGTTCGGGTGGGGGTTGGGTTGATTTGGAGCctgattttggttctgattctgatttccaTCTTCCCATCGGAAATTTTGGTGGTCCCTCCATGGTGCATCCCTCTGCCTACCCGGAATCCAATTGTCGTTGGAATTGTAGTATCCTGCGGCATTTGCTTGCTCCACATCTGGCGAGTTGTCCGGCTGATCATATGGTAGTTCTGGGGCCTCTTTGCCTCCAGtcggagaaggtggtggagtgttctgcttgattgcagtcagcaattccttcttcaattcctccatcttcaaatcCATCCGCTCCTCCTGGTCAGTAGCCGAAGCACTTGCTACCCTTTCTCTGCTGTACCCATCCCTTGCGTTGTCGTACGTCTTCTTCGCATTTAACAGCTTGCGTAACACCTTTTTGGCTTCACTGACTCTCAACTGGGTGAAATCGCCTCCAGATGATGAATTCGCCAGATCCTTGGTTTCCTTGTTCATCCCCTCATAGAAAGTGTGGTgcacctctatctccttcatgcgatggttggggCATGACTCCAGAAGACTCATGTACTTCTCCCAGTACTCGCTCAGggtttcatcatattcttgccttatgcatgatattttcctcttcaatgcaCTTGTCTTTGAAGACGGGAAAAACTCGGCTAGGAAAACTGACTTGAAATCGGCCCATGTATTGATAGAGTTGGCTGGCAGGCGCATGAACCAAGTGTTGGCCTCTCCCTTTAGGACAAAAGGTAGGGCCTTCAGTCTGTAGTCGTCCTCGCTTGCTCCTGCTGGCCGCCTCTGCGCCTTACAGATTttgcagaactcatttaagaaTTCGTATGGTCCCTCTTAACTCTTCCCACAGTACGTCGGTAGGATTGCAATCACGTGGGGTTTCACATCACAGGCGGTCTGGCCTGGGGTGACCACTATGGCTTGTGGGGGATCTCCGTCGGCATGTGCGGTAAGTGTTGCGAGCTCGGGATCGTCCTCACCTTGGTCAGCCATTCTCACTAGTGTTCTTACTGGTTGGGGTGGGAGCTCCGGGAGTTGGTACTCTAGATCTTCTTTCTCCTAGTCGCTGCTCGTGCCTAGGTCGGACAGTGTTGTCGACAGGCCAGAACGAGTGGTAACGAGTATtgttcctcggggaagtaaccttggtctccactggccaggagccgagccacttctcataaactgaaaacaaaaagaaaaggaaaattataaacagtatgtacaccaaaaagatcacacacaataacaggtatgaacgccatccatccccggcaacggcgccattttgaaGGGTCTCCGGCGGTCTCTAGGTGGTCGGTTTTcgtatgtaatttggagtgtatccaactgatcaggaagagattcccgacccagctgagtcgttggtgcgacaaccgggacctggctttaaacaattttcctcaacccacttctactgattagtatagtggaggtaagggttgaatcccacaaggatggacacgtttggataactgcggtgactttcctgggtgtttttggttagctaccacgcttgggttgagattttacctaggcaagaaataaaggaggtactctactgactagtgggtgtgaaaataacaggcatgtggtggtgttcgtggaaataggggacaaggtgtctcagaggcatatgaaaagtagacagttactaaaagaggaaatttagactacaaggcatatctggtggctgggtggctctctgacaggtctggacagtacaactgaaaagtagggaacaaaagcaaaagtaacttaaaagtaaagtggtccaaactaaagttgattttgacgttttcttcttcaccaagcattaacaaaaatcagatgaacacaaacaccataactaaacttcagattcataacctcaaactcaagatccattgattaaaatgctcaaacttaaaataaacggtgaaactgcaattttacttctactgactaacatgcaaggcgGTGATCACAGCGCAGAacagaaactcatgcacgaaaatttgactaaacataactacaacttCAGATCGACAACTCCAggtaagaaaacacttagaaattaaaagcaacaactagatctaattttcctaggcagaatgaagcaaactcgaaccaaagcgacatacgaaatagaaacttcataatttaagcGTTGGAACTTCACAAAGtgcttcaaaaggcaacaacgatgagtgtttgcaataAAACCAACGACGAAAACAAGTgaagattaaactagaaagcaaaataacgattgtttggCCACTtcgggcgatgatactgctatactactacggcaactggctggaacggtggatcgatgacttctccggcagattcttggacgtcaagtgaccatagctgtggcgaggaacgacaggttggacaatgctgaaggaactgatcttctagaTAGAATTCTAACTACGTGTGGTGGTTGGATTTTCTCGAACTCTAAGGGACCAACTCTAAAGGcgaactccttctctctctccaagtggcttcttttatagggaggttTGCCCTtacttttagggtagacttccttcaagttttgacttttatgcccttgttaatgatcatcccagctatccttcttctccatctcgagccttttctctggcatgcatcctggtcagtattgcacccttctagcgcccttttcacttgcgtcacctgaatcgtctcctactgacttggatcctttaatcctgcacacttgagcaactgttttgtagataatacatgcatttcacgacatactgaccagtaaccaagacttagaatacgacttatcaaacattatttatgtcaacaacaaacgttatttatggCAACcacaatgtcaacaacaaacgttatttatgtcaactattatgtcaacaacaacattttacaaataattaatgtcaacaacgaatattttcatgtcaacgatctatattatttatgtcaacaacaacgttttacatataattcatgtcaacaacaacgttttacatataattcatgtcaacaacaatgttttacatataattcatgtcgtTGAAGCCGGATTTGACTGCATAACAATACGACAACGATCCAAGGGTCTTTGCTGCGAAGTCCACTATACGCTCCCTCACAGCTGCTTTAGACTTGTTAAATGTCACcttcccaaaaaatagttcatgttttaattttcaatcaatcaatcaatcaatttcaAGTGCAGTTAGCATGTTATGCAGCATTGCAATCTTCAACTAAGTAATTCGAGCTTTATACTACACAACCGCGCTTGAAAAAAATAACCACACACAAGATTTCATGAATTATAAGATCAAGAACTGATGTAGGAGATTCACAATGTATCTGATGGTAGAAAGAGGCTTCCAATACATGGAATATTGATGAAGAATTGATCTTATTAGCTATATGCAGAGCCTTAGAAGTTGCAAATGAATTATCATGGTAACTGCAATCCAATCAGATTCATCTCtcaaattatacaaattgCATAAGCAAGCAATCATTAACGAAAAGTATCCAACAGCAAAACGCAAACCCCTAGATAAAATACACACAAAAAAGCATCTTCCCCAATTCGATTTCACAAGCCTTAAAAAAAGACCTAATcgtttaaaatgtcaacaactaaaaaataacacttataattcacatatcaatagccaggatatcaaatgtcaacaattcgtattaaaatgtcaacaactaaaaaataacacttataattcacatatcaatagtcaaaatatcaaatgtcaacaacttgcgtatcaaatgtcaatagattgtcaacaactcgtatatGGTGCcaacaactcaaaaataatatttgtaattaaaatataacaactattttatcttattttttttatttgacacaAGTTCTGGGATTATGATCATACAACACATGTCAATAGCgcatatcaaatgtcaacacaagttAGTCCTCTTCATCTCCAACATTTCCCccaaattatttaacttaatttTCAATTCCATCACCCAAAGTAACGAAATTCCTAATCAAACAAATACTAACAAACTAATGTACTTCTACAGTTCTATATCTATTTCTGGCAAATCATAATGTGGAATTCATAAAATCGAGAAAGGAAATTACAAATAGAATATCCGATAATCAGAAAGTAGAAACTCACATTCCTCTTCTTTAATTTGGAATTTCCTCCGGTGGAAGCGGTGGTCTGGCCTTTGAGCAAATCAAGGCTTCCTCACCTTCTCCACCTCAATCGCCAACAGCTCCACCTTAATTGGAAAACGCTCCAATTGGCTCGGATCCCGTACAACCGCGACGCCATTCGGTCCGCGGACCGAGCCGTCGTCGACCAGCTGAAGGCGCTCCGATCTCAAGCAGCGTTATGTGAATCAACAGATCGATTTGTCGCCGCCGCACGAGGCGCTCATGCTGGCGGAGATTCAAGAGCGTTAGTCGCTGATGAAGACGTACGAGATCACCATGAAGCAAATGCAGACCGAGATCGATGCCAAGGAGGCACGAATCGCGTCTCTACAGTACCACCTGCGAAAATCCATTGAGAGGAAGATGAATGCAAGCGGATCCAACTCGATTCTCGTTGGAATCGGATTCTCCGACGTCGGCCATAAGGATTTCAATCGCCGACAACTCCGCTGCAACGACAAAGGTTTTCCGATTAACTACGGCGGATTCAGCACGGAGGAGGCGGTGAGAAGGAAGGggatttagagagagaatgtagaGAGGTGAGAAATCACGGGAGACTGTTTCAATAGAGGTTGTTTTCATTGAATTTACTATTAtaccctttcataataaattaatctaaaaatattttttgtgtggcaaaatctggaccactcatttaataaaaatgagtggctgatattgcatcttaTTTCTCCATTAgcctaaaaaatctcaattgatcatggacatatatatatatatagagttgtgatcaatgtcgaacccttcttaaagaccgaactagagaccaaatttgggccactcatttttctttatcttatgattatgattaatttagaattaatttaatattttattaaataaaaacgtttctaatttatttatttttttaaaaaatgtaaaaaaaaaatttaaatttttttttttttttttattcgataaaaacttgcgggagtaaataatgaactatattcactacataataaactaaatgaatgtatgttatgaaataatttttcgcattcattatatactgaatttacttcaactaatataatgaaagataattatgtcataacacattatgaagtaataacataactgaatgaagtaataaactaatggaatgaagtaataaactaacggaatgaagtactaaactaatagaatgaagtaataacatgactgaatgaagtaataaccctaaacccaactgaaagataattatgtcataacacattatgaagtaataaactaatggaatgaagtaataacatgaccgaatgaagtaataaactaacggaatgaagtaatagcacgaccgaatgaagtaataagctcataacaataacatgactgaatgaagtaataaactaacggaatgaagtaataacatgactgaatgaagtaataaatgacggaataaagtaataaccctaaacccaactgaaagataattatgtcataaca
The nucleotide sequence above comes from Salvia hispanica cultivar TCC Black 2014 chromosome 5, UniMelb_Shisp_WGS_1.0, whole genome shotgun sequence. Encoded proteins:
- the LOC125189909 gene encoding GATA zinc finger domain-containing protein 14-like, coding for MADQGEDDPELATLTAHADGDPPQAIVVTPGQTACDVKPHAQRRPAGASEDDYRLKALPFVLKGEANTWFMRLPANSINTWADFKSVFLAEFFPSSKTSALKRKISCIRQEYDETLSEYWEKYMSLLESCPNHRMKEIEVHHTFYEGMNKETKDLANSSSGGDFTQLRVSEAKKVLRKLLNAKKTYDNARDGYSRERNTPPPSPTGGKEAPELPYDQPDNSPDVEQANAAGYYNSNDNWIPGRQRDAPWRDHQNFRWEDGNQNQNQNQAPNQPNPHPNQNSNRGPTNPDYQSNWAGRNQHPQNQNPQNQNPNPAYVPPHQQNNQNQNQNQFNPGPQHNSHNQNQNQYQNNHDQYNPPAQYNQYPHN